The following proteins are co-located in the Actinomycetota bacterium genome:
- a CDS encoding molybdopterin-binding protein, whose amino-acid sequence MPDVELLDKTEVWIEGIRLDGADLPQIGAAVAGVLSLPPARVFVTDVRDSRVVLDVLVPRVRLEDVAGKQPEVLAAVAAIDGVSVLDGAAVHSWGVLGIIGAPAEHVPELLERAEELEGGLRRYVATRCAVVSTGGELVDGRVKDTNLEVAKEILGAAGFEVAAGGTVADDERLIAGRVARLVGDGYGLVITTGGVGAEDKDRTIEALQLLDPDLATAPIAHFRAGEGRHVKDSVRVAAARVGWARVVALPGPTHEVRLGLPVLVAALSHDAPSSEIAEAIARAIRAGLRRGTHD is encoded by the coding sequence ATGCCCGACGTCGAGCTCCTCGACAAGACCGAGGTGTGGATCGAAGGGATCCGGCTCGACGGCGCGGATCTCCCGCAGATCGGGGCCGCAGTGGCAGGGGTCCTCTCCTTGCCGCCCGCGCGCGTGTTCGTGACCGACGTGCGCGACTCTCGCGTCGTGCTCGACGTCTTGGTTCCCCGCGTGCGCCTTGAGGATGTGGCCGGCAAGCAGCCGGAGGTGTTGGCGGCCGTCGCTGCGATCGACGGCGTGTCGGTGTTGGACGGCGCCGCCGTCCACTCGTGGGGCGTCCTCGGGATCATCGGCGCCCCGGCCGAGCATGTGCCCGAGCTACTCGAGCGGGCCGAGGAGCTGGAGGGCGGCCTGCGCCGCTACGTTGCGACGCGTTGCGCCGTCGTCTCGACGGGCGGCGAGCTCGTGGACGGCCGCGTGAAGGACACGAACCTCGAGGTGGCGAAGGAGATCCTCGGCGCTGCCGGGTTCGAGGTCGCGGCCGGAGGAACCGTCGCCGACGACGAGCGACTCATCGCCGGACGCGTGGCGCGGCTGGTCGGCGACGGATACGGCTTGGTGATCACCACGGGCGGCGTCGGCGCCGAGGACAAGGACCGCACGATCGAAGCGTTGCAGCTTCTGGATCCCGACCTTGCAACGGCTCCCATCGCGCACTTCCGCGCCGGCGAGGGCCGGCACGTGAAGGATTCCGTACGGGTCGCGGCCGCGCGCGTGGGCTGGGCCCGGGTCGTGGCGCTCCCCGGACCGACGCATGAGGTGCGTCTCGGATTGCCGGTCCTCGTCGCGGCGTTGAGCCACGACGCGCCGTCGAGCGAGATCGCGGAAGCGATCGCGCGGGCGATCCGCGCCGGGCTACGACGGGGGACCCACGATTGA
- a CDS encoding nicotinate-nucleotide pyrophosphorylase, with amino-acid sequence MARAAEPRLSDLLLGGANGARFRGVVTAGEAGIAAGLGIVLPPARAVARDGDPLAAGAELLEIEGTGAELARVEDEILGDLGVACGVATNAARLVAAAPEGLGIVCGGWKKLPAAMKPALRAGLAAAGVAPRLLDDPFVYIDKNAVRILGGLVPAIAAGLALGNGPVAVQIKDPAAALPAVLAGAAGVMVDTGLIGDVAMAHRSLVAAGLREGVTLALGGGVGSHHLEPARAAGADVVDVGRAILGAPLLDLRFDVDVV; translated from the coding sequence ATGGCTCGCGCAGCGGAACCTCGCCTGAGCGACCTGCTGCTCGGCGGCGCGAACGGCGCCCGCTTCCGCGGTGTCGTCACCGCAGGGGAGGCCGGGATCGCCGCCGGCCTCGGGATCGTGCTGCCTCCGGCACGCGCGGTCGCGAGGGATGGTGACCCTCTCGCAGCGGGTGCGGAGTTGCTCGAGATCGAAGGCACGGGCGCCGAGCTCGCCCGGGTCGAGGACGAGATACTCGGCGATCTGGGGGTGGCGTGTGGTGTGGCCACCAACGCGGCGAGGCTGGTCGCCGCGGCGCCCGAGGGACTCGGGATCGTGTGCGGCGGATGGAAGAAGCTGCCGGCAGCGATGAAGCCGGCGCTGCGAGCCGGGCTCGCGGCGGCCGGCGTCGCGCCTCGGCTGCTCGACGATCCGTTCGTCTACATCGACAAGAACGCCGTGCGGATCCTCGGCGGCCTCGTCCCTGCGATCGCCGCGGGGCTCGCGCTCGGCAACGGACCGGTTGCGGTGCAGATCAAGGATCCAGCGGCCGCCCTCCCCGCGGTGCTCGCCGGGGCCGCCGGGGTCATGGTCGACACGGGCCTGATCGGCGACGTTGCCATGGCCCACCGCTCGTTGGTCGCCGCAGGGCTCCGTGAGGGTGTGACGCTGGCGCTCGGCGGCGGCGTGGGGTCGCACCATCTCGAGCCCGCTCGGGCGGCGGGGGCGGACGTCGTCGACGTCGGCAGGGCGATACTCGGGGCGCCGCTGCTGGATCTCCGTTTCGACGTCGACGTGGTCTAG